In one Poecilia reticulata strain Guanapo linkage group LG8, Guppy_female_1.0+MT, whole genome shotgun sequence genomic region, the following are encoded:
- the alg1 gene encoding chitobiosyldiphosphodolichol beta-mannosyltransferase, producing the protein MAPCGSTVALLSVFSVVFAVFVSCFVADCGVTGPGVCLAVAAGILSMCWRGLRQRDAGSDRRVCVLVLGDIGRSPRMQYHALSLSKHGYQVTFVGFLDSKPHQDVLKEEKIRIVGISEVKGLRAGPKLLTYVTKTVVQSVQLLHVLLSLELQAHILMQNPPGLPGIAVAWLVCVLRGSTFIIDWHNYGYTIMALSLGASHPLVRLAKRYEHLLGPLASHSLCVTNAMKDDLQKNWGVEATTLYDRPASIFRETPLDLQHQLFLKMADTQPQFRASGSDSEETEATVFTVRNPGDGSVTLRSDRPALLISSTSWTEDEDFSILLDSLQEYEGFIRGGAPLPSLVCVITGKGPQKEHYKKLIASLRLERVKICTPWLEAEDYPLLLGSADLGVCLHKSSSGLDLPMKVVDMFGCCLPVCAIHFHCLQELVEHEVNGLIFRDSAELAQQLKSLLSQFPSSDGRLGVFRRNLRASRGQRWDDNWDQNVLPLLAAPR; encoded by the exons ATGGCGCCGTGCGGTTCCACCGTGGCGCTACTTTCCGTGTTTTCTGTCGTTTTTGCGGTCTTTGTTTCGTGTTTTGTGGCGGACTGCGGTGTAACCGGTCCGGGTGTCTGCCTGGCTGTGGCAGCCGGGATCCTGTCGATGTGTTGGCGGGGGCTGCGGCAGCGGGACGCCGGTTCGGACCGGCGGGTCTGCGTCCTGGTGCTGGGGGACATCGGACGCAGTCCTCGGATGCAGTATCACGCTCTGTCCCTCAGCAAACACGGGTACCAGGTCACTTTTGTCGGGTTTTTAG ACTCAAAGCCCCATCAGGACGtgctgaaggaggagaagatCCGGATAGTCGGCATCTCGGAGGTTAAAGGTCTTCGAG CCGGACCAAAACTCCTGACGTACGTGACGAAGACGGTGGTCCAGTCGGTGCAGCTGCTTCACGTTCTGCTGTCCCTGGAGCTGCAGGCTCACATCCTGATGCAG aATCCTCCTGGGCTGCCTGGGATTGCGGTGGCGTGGCTCGTGTGCGTTCTGCGTGGCAGCACCTTCATCATCGACTGGCACAACTACGGCTACACCATCATGGCTCTGAGCCTCGGAGCGTCGCATCCTCTGGTCCGACTCGCCAAGCG gTATGAACACCTGTTGGGCCCTCTGGCCTCCCACAGCCTGTGTGTGACGAACGCCATGAAGGACGACTTGCAGAAAAACTGGGGCGTCGA GGCAACCACTCTGTACGACCGGCCGGCCTCCATCTTCAGAGAGACTCCTCTGGATCTGCAGCACCAACTCTTCCTCAAGATGGCCGACACGCAGCCGCAGTTCAGAGCCTCAGG GTCCGACTCTGAGGAGACGGAGGCGACCGTCTTCACCGTCCGTAACCCGGGCGACGGCAGCGTGACCCTGAGGTCGGACCGGCCGGCTCTGCTGATCAGCAGCACCAGCTGGACGG aggACGAAGATTTCTCCATCCTGCTGGATTCTCTGCAAG AGTACGAAGGCTTCATCAGAGGAGGAGCGCCGCTGCCGTCGCTAGTCTGCGTCATCACAG GAAAAGGACCTCAGAAGGAACACTACAAGAAGCTGATCGCCTCGCTGCGTTTGGAGCGCGTGAAGATCTGCACGCCGTGGCTGGAGGCCGAGGATTACCCGCTGCTGCTGG GTTCAGCAGATCTGGGCGTCTGCCTGCACAAGTCGTCCAGCGGTCTGGACCTGCCCATGAAGGTGGTGGACATGTTCGGCTGCTGTCTTCCTGTCTGCGCCATCCACTTCCACTG CCTGCAGGAGCTGGTGGAGCATGAAGTGAACGGTTTGATCTTCAGGGACTCTGCAGAACTCGCCCAGCAGCTCAAG